In Candidatus Epulonipiscium viviparus, one DNA window encodes the following:
- a CDS encoding stage III sporulation protein AE, which produces MQKIKLLIALVICLFGVCETMATEEAGSINTDLIIETQLEMFNWDEIEKLEADLSQNVPELKDFDLKHEVGLVLSGQKKFNLETILEFIKDSIFAEFFTYLNVIVRFILIVIVCNMLNNLSAAFDSKNTTKIAFFVCNIVILYSVMQSLVLIVELAHRTIETLQGIMLIMLPTLLAFMAASGYIATSAAMSPVVIGALNMMVFIIQNILLPNVVIVVVLQILNQMSNEFEINKLIALYYKVNKWILGTIFGSSIAILGIYRMSLPFTDVTMKRVGLSLSTKLIPIVGNAVGGAVDMIIQISGMIKNAFGVGVIIFIVIVIAMPLIKIFAYIFLYHVAGAIIEPLGDKKMAKIATDIAKGCEFVMSCVGTVSILSILALVVCMSVGSSLL; this is translated from the coding sequence ATGCAAAAGATTAAATTGTTAATAGCGCTAGTTATTTGCCTCTTTGGAGTGTGTGAGACAATGGCAACAGAAGAGGCAGGGAGTATCAATACAGATTTAATTATAGAAACACAGCTAGAAATGTTTAATTGGGATGAGATTGAGAAGTTAGAAGCAGATCTTTCTCAAAACGTTCCAGAACTAAAGGACTTCGATTTAAAACATGAAGTTGGATTAGTTCTTAGTGGACAAAAAAAGTTTAATTTAGAAACAATATTAGAATTTATAAAGGATAGTATATTTGCAGAGTTTTTTACATATTTGAATGTAATCGTAAGATTTATTTTGATTGTGATAGTCTGCAACATGTTGAATAATTTAAGCGCTGCGTTCGATTCTAAAAACACAACTAAGATAGCTTTTTTTGTTTGTAATATTGTGATATTATATAGTGTAATGCAGTCTTTGGTATTAATAGTAGAGCTGGCACATAGAACGATAGAAACATTGCAAGGGATAATGTTAATCATGTTACCAACATTGCTAGCGTTTATGGCGGCGTCGGGATATATTGCAACGTCGGCCGCGATGTCGCCAGTAGTTATTGGAGCACTAAATATGATGGTATTTATAATACAAAATATATTGTTGCCTAACGTAGTGATAGTAGTAGTATTACAAATATTGAATCAGATGAGCAATGAATTTGAAATCAATAAATTAATAGCGTTATATTATAAAGTAAACAAATGGATTTTGGGAACAATATTTGGGAGTAGTATAGCAATACTGGGAATATATAGAATGTCGTTGCCGTTCACCGATGTAACAATGAAGCGAGTTGGACTATCGCTGTCTACAAAGTTGATACCAATCGTGGGAAATGCCGTAGGTGGTGCAGTAGACATGATTATCCAAATATCTGGAATGATTAAAAATGCATTTGGAGTAGGTGTAATTATTTTCATAGTAATAGTAATTGCAATGCCACTAATCAAAATCTTTGCGTATATATTTTTATATCATGTTGCGGGAGCAATTATTGAACCGCTTGGAGACAAGAAAATGGCAAAGATTGCAACAGATATTGCAAAGGGATGTGAGTTTGTAATGAGTTGCGTGGGTACTGTATCAATTTTGTCTATCCTGGCACTGGTAGTTTGCATGAGTGTGGGATCGAGCTTATTATAA
- a CDS encoding RelA/SpoT family protein — protein sequence MSNTFEKLIKAIQAYHPSDDLSMIEKAYDIASNAHNGQLRKSGEPYIIHPLGVAKILADLELDIESITAGLLHDVVEDTSMTLEDIELNFNKEVALLVDGVTKLSQIKYHSTNKKVQKEELQVENYRKMFIAMAQDIRVVLIKLADRLHNMQTLKYMIPEKQQAIARETMDIYAPIANRLGICKLKAELEDLSLRYINSNMYYYLVKTIAKKRQERVEITNQIVVKIRNELDKLGIKANVEGRPKHFFSIYKKLVNQNKTIDQIYDLFAVRAIVEDVKDCYGVLGVAHDIFTPIPGRFKDYIAMPKPNMYQSLHTTLMGPNGVPFELQIRTMEMHRTAEYGIAAHWKYKEGKIEGLFQDTSEEKLAWLRQILEWQKDMSDNEEFISAIKVDLDIYTDQVYVFSPKGDLITIPTGATPIDFAYYIHSDIGNKMTGAKVNDKIVNLDSTLKNGDRIEILTSASKKGPSRDWLNIVTTTQARNKINQWFRKQFKEEDILKGKDLLETSAKHKAYKLASLLTPEATTNVYRRYGLKNWEAVYAAIGYGSIKEQQVLSRLIDENIKANKEVIKDEDLLKGFEDQFIQPTEYVKSKSGIIIDDLGDIAIKFAQCCNPLPGDEIIGYITRGRGISIHKSNCPNINYIMKNEPERISQASWQDSELPQMQYITEIQILCIDRPNIVAEILKILNDMSLDIKSLNVKSIKTHDLLFNVKFIISHRRQLEEAIRKIININDVNEVRRVES from the coding sequence ATGTCTAATACTTTTGAAAAATTGATTAAAGCTATCCAGGCGTATCACCCGTCTGATGACCTTAGTATGATTGAAAAAGCGTATGATATTGCATCTAATGCGCATAATGGCCAGCTTAGGAAGTCTGGAGAGCCATATATAATTCATCCACTCGGAGTTGCTAAGATTTTAGCAGATTTAGAATTAGATATCGAATCGATTACAGCCGGACTCTTACATGACGTTGTCGAAGATACAAGTATGACTCTCGAAGATATAGAATTGAATTTTAACAAAGAAGTTGCATTGTTAGTTGATGGAGTTACAAAACTTAGCCAAATTAAATATCATTCTACTAATAAAAAAGTACAAAAAGAAGAACTCCAAGTAGAAAACTATCGTAAAATGTTTATTGCTATGGCTCAGGATATTAGAGTTGTCTTGATTAAACTTGCTGACAGGCTCCACAATATGCAAACGCTCAAATATATGATTCCCGAAAAACAACAAGCAATAGCTAGAGAAACTATGGATATTTATGCCCCTATTGCTAATCGACTGGGGATTTGTAAGTTAAAGGCAGAACTTGAAGATTTATCTCTTAGGTATATAAATTCCAATATGTATTATTATTTGGTCAAAACCATTGCCAAAAAAAGACAAGAGCGAGTAGAAATAACTAATCAAATCGTTGTAAAAATTAGAAACGAACTAGATAAACTTGGCATCAAAGCAAATGTTGAGGGTCGACCTAAACATTTTTTTAGTATCTACAAAAAACTCGTTAATCAAAATAAAACTATAGATCAAATTTATGACCTTTTTGCAGTTCGTGCGATAGTAGAAGATGTCAAAGACTGTTATGGAGTACTTGGAGTTGCACATGACATCTTTACTCCTATTCCTGGCAGATTTAAAGACTATATTGCTATGCCAAAGCCCAATATGTATCAGTCTCTACACACCACATTAATGGGACCAAACGGAGTTCCCTTTGAATTGCAGATCCGCACAATGGAAATGCACAGAACAGCCGAGTATGGCATTGCCGCTCATTGGAAATATAAAGAAGGCAAAATTGAAGGACTTTTTCAGGATACTTCGGAAGAAAAGTTAGCTTGGCTTCGACAAATTCTTGAATGGCAAAAAGACATGAGCGATAACGAGGAATTCATTTCTGCTATTAAAGTTGACTTAGATATCTATACCGATCAAGTATATGTATTTTCTCCAAAAGGCGATCTAATTACTATCCCAACAGGAGCGACACCTATCGACTTTGCATATTATATCCATTCTGATATTGGAAATAAAATGACTGGCGCCAAAGTAAATGATAAAATTGTTAACCTCGACTCCACTCTTAAAAATGGCGATCGAATCGAAATCCTCACTTCTGCCTCCAAAAAGGGTCCTAGCCGAGATTGGCTAAACATTGTTACAACTACTCAAGCTCGCAATAAAATTAATCAATGGTTTCGAAAGCAATTTAAAGAAGAAGATATTTTAAAAGGTAAAGATTTGCTCGAAACTAGTGCAAAACATAAAGCATATAAGCTCGCTTCTTTACTTACTCCAGAAGCTACTACTAACGTCTATAGGCGCTATGGTTTAAAAAATTGGGAAGCAGTTTACGCAGCCATAGGATATGGGAGCATCAAAGAGCAACAAGTCTTAAGCCGACTCATAGACGAAAATATTAAGGCTAACAAAGAAGTTATTAAAGACGAGGATCTCCTAAAAGGATTTGAAGATCAATTTATTCAACCTACAGAATACGTTAAAAGCAAAAGCGGAATTATCATAGATGACCTTGGCGATATTGCCATAAAATTTGCTCAATGCTGCAATCCTCTTCCTGGCGATGAAATAATTGGTTATATAACTCGAGGACGCGGCATTTCTATTCACAAAAGCAACTGCCCCAACATTAATTATATAATGAAAAACGAGCCAGAGCGCATCAGTCAGGCAAGTTGGCAAGATTCTGAGCTTCCACAAATGCAGTATATTACCGAAATACAGATATTATGTATCGATAGACCCAATATAGTCGCCGAAATTTTAAAAATACTAAACGATATGAGTCTTGATATCAAATCTCTTAACGTCAAATCAATTAAAACTCACGACTTACTATTTAATGTCAAATTTATTATATCGCATAGACGACAACTCGAAGAAGCTATCCGCAAAATTATTAATATCAATGATGTCAATGAAGTCCGTCGAGTTGAAAGTTAA
- the recJ gene encoding single-stranded-DNA-specific exonuclease RecJ: MIPNNYEWKFLSNNPNKSIIDNILAAKNILDSDKESFLNPKIADLHDPFALLDMDKAVIRILDAISQKQQITIYGDYDADGITSTSVLYMFLTEVGAKVNYYIPNRFTEGYGMNIDAILYLADNKTDLIVTVDNGITAIAEVDFARSKGIDVIITDHHQCLDQIPDAHCIVNYKRPNCTYPSQNLAGVGIVFKLITAIATTLKLSLEEYVYKYLDLVSIGTIADMVPLLQESRVIASLGLKLITHTRNPGLRALLNIINKNSQPTTSYTIAFQVAPRINAISRMSDANLAIELFTTQDTQRAATLAQILDNNNIKRKAKEAEIVTAAFEYVKNNIDLSKEKVLVITGTDWHHGVLGLVASKISQHYYRPTIVCTLDGDKYVGSARSVDGFSIINAITEQQQYLIKYGGHTQAAGLTISASKIRNFTEDINKANYEILDKQLLTPKIYIDATVPLSEVTIDLYNSLSALEPCGQNNSSPILLVKGKISKIIHMGKRSEHLKIILEDNNKFLDVIIFSQGQLSNFLNKGEEVEIAGSISKNEWNGKTTIQFMMTAIRSANETTSLYYLELYTKFQNSPMTHLKGLSYYEITQLIPSYSDCAAVFQYLKKYAADNISLNQLSFTLKLNEYKILQIIDIFCELGFLSYKYNNNSIYYRIESYTKNKLENSTRFNQLSQFLKGE, encoded by the coding sequence ATGATTCCAAACAATTATGAATGGAAATTTCTTTCTAACAATCCAAACAAAAGTATTATTGATAATATATTAGCAGCAAAAAATATCCTCGATTCTGATAAAGAAAGTTTCTTAAATCCTAAAATAGCAGACCTTCATGACCCTTTTGCGTTGCTAGATATGGACAAAGCCGTGATTCGTATTTTAGATGCTATTTCACAAAAACAGCAAATCACTATCTATGGAGATTATGATGCTGACGGCATTACCAGTACATCTGTTTTATATATGTTTTTAACAGAAGTTGGTGCCAAAGTCAATTATTATATTCCTAACAGATTTACAGAAGGATATGGTATGAATATTGATGCCATACTTTATTTAGCCGATAATAAAACCGATTTAATTGTAACTGTTGATAATGGCATTACAGCAATAGCCGAAGTTGATTTTGCTCGCAGTAAGGGGATAGATGTTATTATAACTGATCACCATCAATGTCTCGATCAAATTCCAGATGCACATTGTATAGTTAACTATAAAAGACCCAATTGCACATATCCTTCTCAAAATCTTGCTGGTGTTGGTATTGTATTTAAACTTATTACTGCCATAGCCACGACACTAAAACTTAGCTTAGAAGAATATGTATATAAATATTTAGATTTAGTTTCAATTGGCACAATTGCCGACATGGTTCCATTGCTACAAGAAAGCAGAGTTATAGCTTCGTTAGGTCTTAAATTGATCACGCATACTCGCAATCCTGGTTTGCGCGCATTGCTAAACATAATAAATAAGAATAGTCAACCAACCACCTCCTATACAATAGCTTTTCAAGTAGCTCCTCGAATTAATGCTATAAGCCGAATGTCTGATGCCAATCTTGCGATTGAATTATTTACTACGCAGGATACCCAAAGAGCTGCCACACTAGCTCAGATACTGGATAATAATAATATTAAACGCAAAGCCAAAGAAGCCGAAATTGTTACCGCTGCCTTTGAATATGTAAAAAACAATATCGACTTATCCAAAGAAAAAGTTTTAGTCATTACTGGTACTGATTGGCATCATGGAGTATTAGGATTAGTTGCATCTAAAATATCGCAACACTATTATCGACCTACTATTGTCTGCACGCTTGATGGTGACAAATATGTTGGCTCGGCCAGAAGCGTCGACGGTTTCAGTATTATTAATGCCATTACTGAACAACAGCAATACCTCATCAAATATGGAGGACATACACAAGCTGCCGGACTTACAATATCTGCTTCCAAAATAAGAAACTTTACCGAAGATATAAATAAAGCTAATTATGAAATTCTTGACAAACAGCTCTTAACGCCAAAAATTTATATCGATGCTACAGTTCCTCTCTCAGAAGTAACTATAGATCTGTATAATAGCTTATCTGCATTAGAACCTTGTGGTCAAAATAATAGTAGCCCAATTTTATTGGTTAAAGGCAAAATTTCCAAAATTATTCACATGGGAAAACGATCTGAGCATCTAAAAATTATTTTAGAAGACAATAATAAATTCCTTGACGTTATTATTTTTTCACAAGGTCAATTAAGTAATTTTTTGAATAAAGGCGAAGAAGTAGAGATTGCCGGAAGTATATCCAAAAACGAATGGAACGGTAAAACGACTATCCAATTTATGATGACGGCCATTAGATCTGCTAATGAAACGACTTCATTATATTACTTGGAACTTTACACGAAATTTCAAAACTCTCCTATGACACATTTAAAAGGGCTTTCATATTATGAAATTACTCAATTAATACCTTCATATAGTGATTGCGCTGCTGTTTTTCAATATTTAAAAAAATATGCCGCTGATAATATTTCATTAAACCAATTATCTTTTACCCTAAAATTAAATGAATACAAAATTTTACAAATCATTGACATATTTTGTGAACTTGGTTTTTTGTCTTATAAATACAACAATAATAGCATATACTATAGAATTGAAAGTTATACAAAAAATAAGCTCGAAAACTCTACTCGTTTTAATCAATTATCGCAGTTTTTGAAAGGAGAATAA
- the spoIIIAA gene encoding stage III sporulation protein AA yields MVDTISEVLPRHIKNMMLKINPRIINELEEIRIRISKPIILRTHDNEFGIFENGACKPNKGYCANKTDIDGILKFASGFSMYAIEDELRSGFITIAGGHRIGVVGRAVIDNKNLKTITNISAINIRIAREVVGAGNKIVPYIYKNRKICNTLIVSPPKCGKTTILRDVIRNLSNGESLDVSYHVGIVDERSEIAACYMGIPQNDVGIRTDVLDSAPKAEGILMLLRSMSPEIIAVDEIGRDEDYKAIFDALIVGVTVICTIHGSSLNDCLNKPLLKDMLDKKLFERIIILSNNPKVGTVKEVIDVRNNYNIIR; encoded by the coding sequence ATGGTAGATACAATATCAGAAGTATTGCCAAGGCATATAAAGAATATGATGCTGAAAATAAATCCTAGAATAATTAATGAATTAGAAGAAATTCGAATTAGAATTAGTAAGCCTATTATTTTGAGAACACATGATAATGAATTTGGAATTTTTGAAAATGGTGCTTGTAAGCCTAACAAAGGCTATTGTGCTAATAAAACAGATATAGATGGAATTTTAAAATTTGCTAGTGGATTTTCGATGTACGCAATAGAAGATGAATTGAGATCTGGATTTATTACTATTGCCGGCGGTCATAGAATAGGAGTTGTTGGTAGAGCAGTTATAGATAATAAAAATTTAAAAACAATAACAAACATATCAGCAATAAATATAAGAATTGCACGAGAAGTGGTAGGTGCAGGTAATAAAATTGTTCCATACATATATAAAAATAGAAAAATTTGTAATACGCTGATTGTTTCTCCGCCTAAATGTGGAAAAACAACAATTCTGCGAGATGTTATAAGAAATCTGAGTAATGGAGAAAGCTTGGATGTTTCTTATCACGTAGGAATAGTGGACGAGCGTTCAGAAATAGCTGCTTGCTATATGGGTATTCCACAAAACGATGTAGGAATTAGAACGGATGTATTAGATTCTGCACCAAAAGCTGAAGGCATTTTAATGCTACTTAGATCTATGTCTCCAGAAATAATTGCTGTAGATGAGATAGGACGAGATGAAGACTACAAAGCAATTTTTGATGCGTTGATTGTGGGAGTTACAGTTATATGTACAATTCATGGGAGCAGTTTAAATGATTGTTTAAATAAACCTCTATTAAAAGATATGTTAGATAAAAAATTATTTGAGCGAATCATTATTCTATCAAATAATCCAAAAGTAGGAACAGTTAAAGAAGTAATAGATGTTAGAAATAATTATAATATTATAAGATAG
- the spoIIIAD gene encoding stage III sporulation protein AD, which yields MNILQLVSFAAIGVVIIKILDAIGSKVTTYIKVLIGLSIFGFACTQLDVIFDIIRDLASKINMEGTYLTIIFKIIGIAYIAEFGLHLCKDAGEEGIGKKIEFAAKVMIFVVAAPVILALIDLITGLL from the coding sequence ATGAATATCTTACAATTAGTAAGTTTTGCGGCAATTGGAGTTGTAATAATTAAAATACTTGATGCCATTGGCTCAAAAGTTACAACATACATAAAAGTTTTAATAGGGCTATCAATTTTTGGATTTGCGTGTACGCAGTTAGATGTTATTTTTGATATAATCAGAGATTTGGCAAGTAAGATTAATATGGAAGGAACTTATCTAACGATTATTTTCAAGATTATAGGAATTGCTTATATTGCAGAGTTTGGATTACATTTATGTAAAGATGCAGGTGAAGAAGGCATCGGAAAAAAGATAGAATTTGCAGCAAAAGTAATGATTTTTGTAGTGGCAGCCCCTGTAATTTTAGCACTCATTGATCTTATCACTGGACTTTTATAA
- a CDS encoding adenine phosphoribosyltransferase, producing the protein MDLKTLIRDIPDYPEKGILFRDITTLLKDPVGLAYSIDLLCETVSKVDFDLVVGPESRGFIFGVPVAYNLKKGFIPIRKPGKLPYKTYQQSYNLEYGTNTLEIHQDAILPGQKVILIDDLLATGGTNKAMVDLITKLGGEVVMVVCLIELTSLKGRELLKDIIVETLLQY; encoded by the coding sequence ATGGATTTAAAAACACTTATAAGAGATATACCAGATTATCCAGAAAAAGGGATTTTATTTAGAGATATTACCACTCTTTTGAAAGATCCTGTAGGATTAGCTTATTCAATCGATTTACTTTGCGAAACCGTCAGTAAAGTTGATTTTGATTTAGTAGTTGGTCCTGAATCTCGGGGATTTATTTTTGGAGTTCCCGTTGCTTACAATTTAAAAAAAGGATTTATTCCTATTAGAAAGCCTGGTAAACTTCCATATAAAACATATCAACAAAGTTATAATCTCGAATATGGAACAAATACTTTAGAAATTCATCAGGATGCTATTTTGCCAGGTCAAAAGGTGATCTTAATAGACGATTTGCTTGCAACTGGTGGAACAAATAAGGCAATGGTAGATCTTATTACCAAACTTGGTGGTGAAGTTGTAATGGTTGTATGTTTAATTGAGCTTACTAGTCTTAAAGGTAGAGAATTATTAAAAGACATAATTGTAGAAACTTTATTGCAATATTAA
- a CDS encoding stage III sporulation protein AF, which yields MISNFIEYLMTLVWVMLFLVVVEMVFPSSALQKYIKLILRFILVYTILAPIIKGGLFETIQYDEYVNSYQDQFDMMTEGGTQMHNYEQELKENYELREIEIIEQAVEKELDMNAEVVVSSIVRNYIPQLTDIEITVSKNESTDDGLIKVPKIVIGKKSDSVRLYKENIEKEIKNLLSNFYNLGQVNINIEVQNVD from the coding sequence ATGATATCAAATTTTATTGAATATCTGATGACGCTGGTGTGGGTAATGCTCTTTCTGGTTGTTGTCGAAATGGTTTTTCCAAGCTCAGCTCTCCAAAAATATATAAAGCTAATATTGAGATTTATATTAGTATATACAATTTTGGCTCCAATTATAAAAGGAGGCCTCTTTGAGACAATTCAGTATGATGAGTATGTCAATTCGTATCAAGATCAATTTGATATGATGACAGAAGGAGGAACTCAGATGCATAATTATGAGCAGGAGCTAAAAGAAAATTATGAGCTGCGTGAAATTGAAATTATTGAGCAAGCAGTGGAAAAAGAACTTGACATGAATGCTGAAGTAGTGGTATCTTCTATAGTGAGGAATTATATACCTCAGTTAACTGATATAGAAATAACAGTTTCAAAAAATGAATCAACGGATGACGGATTGATAAAAGTACCAAAAATAGTGATAGGAAAAAAATCAGATAGTGTACGACTGTATAAAGAAAATATTGAAAAAGAAATAAAAAATTTATTAAGCAACTTCTATAATTTAGGACAAGTTAATATAAATATAGAAGTACAAAATGTGGATTGA
- a CDS encoding SpoIIIAH-like family protein: MLNFKRNQLIITVLVFMIAIGGYLQLTTDPQNLPAFVNEDQTEDIKVQEQVTDINYFEKFLTLPPDMEDSDMVTDETLQNTTMLDGATGMEVIITKADGSQNVSSTNVAAVSYFAEEKMIREQQRSTQIEELNEYIANSAIDENSKSKAAQSLLNLQDKIEKENGSESLLRAKGFSDVYVRMDETAVDVIVNRPQLTDAEIAQIEEIVSRTTGYRVSQIKIHINS; this comes from the coding sequence ATGCTAAATTTTAAAAGGAATCAATTAATAATTACGGTTCTAGTATTTATGATTGCAATCGGTGGATACTTGCAGTTAACAACAGATCCGCAAAATCTACCAGCTTTTGTAAATGAAGACCAAACAGAAGATATCAAAGTTCAAGAACAAGTTACCGATATTAATTATTTTGAAAAATTTTTAACACTTCCTCCAGATATGGAAGATAGCGATATGGTAACAGATGAAACTTTACAAAATACAACAATGCTAGATGGCGCAACAGGAATGGAAGTAATAATAACTAAGGCAGATGGATCACAAAATGTATCATCTACAAATGTAGCAGCAGTTAGTTACTTTGCAGAAGAAAAAATGATTCGTGAACAACAAAGATCTACCCAAATAGAAGAGTTAAACGAATATATAGCGAATTCGGCTATCGATGAAAATTCAAAATCTAAAGCGGCACAGTCTTTGTTAAATCTTCAAGATAAGATTGAAAAAGAAAACGGATCTGAATCGTTATTGCGTGCTAAAGGATTTTCAGATGTATATGTAAGAATGGACGAAACTGCTGTGGATGTTATAGTTAACCGACCTCAGTTAACAGATGCAGAAATTGCACAAATTGAGGAAATTGTAAGTCGAACAACTGGCTACAGAGTTAGTCAAATTAAAATTCATATTAATAGTTGA
- a CDS encoding SpoIIIAC/SpoIIIAD family protein — MDITLILKIAGLGLGLWAVQEILKNSGMGKAADYVGIAGTLVVVMIMVNEIMGFFTTVQTFFTF, encoded by the coding sequence ATGGATATTACATTAATTCTTAAGATTGCAGGTTTGGGACTTGGGCTCTGGGCAGTGCAAGAAATTTTAAAAAATTCTGGAATGGGCAAAGCCGCAGACTATGTTGGAATTGCTGGTACATTAGTAGTAGTAATGATTATGGTTAATGAAATAATGGGATTTTTTACTACAGTACAAACATTCTTTACATTTTAG
- a CDS encoding stage III sporulation protein AB: MNTIGMALILISCTLCGFAYDANEKKRVLQLDELFLGFNLLKSEIDYKLTPLIEALQEVASQTEQGVDRLFGLYSQKLNQRDEMDTKKMWKQTLMEANHWLRLKEEDLKLLESFGTMSSHFDREVQRNNITWLLESLKQRRDQANELYEKRSKLYRSMGVLIGLSIVIVLI, encoded by the coding sequence ATGAATACAATAGGGATGGCGTTAATATTGATATCATGTACACTTTGTGGTTTTGCATATGATGCCAATGAGAAAAAAAGAGTTCTACAGTTGGACGAGCTATTTTTGGGGTTTAACCTGCTAAAGAGTGAAATAGATTATAAGCTGACGCCTTTAATAGAGGCTTTGCAAGAAGTTGCGAGTCAAACTGAACAAGGAGTGGACAGGCTGTTTGGTTTATATTCACAAAAGTTGAATCAGCGGGATGAAATGGATACCAAAAAAATGTGGAAACAAACATTGATGGAAGCAAATCATTGGCTGCGACTAAAAGAAGAAGATTTAAAATTATTGGAATCTTTTGGCACAATGTCATCGCATTTTGATAGAGAGGTTCAACGAAATAACATCACCTGGTTACTCGAAAGTTTAAAGCAAAGACGAGATCAAGCAAATGAATTATATGAGAAGCGTAGCAAATTGTATCGTAGTATGGGAGTTTTAATAGGTTTATCAATAGTTATAGTATTAATATAG